The DNA window tttatattccgccattttctctctgtccatttggacgtttatattccgctattttctctttgtccatttggacgctttgtttatgtttccgctattttctctttgtccacttggaccatactctatttttatgctaaaacattaataaacaactaaaaatctaaaaattacttaaggccctatggactattggttactatcccgagcattttggagacttggacttgttggacttagtacctctggaccttgttattctgttgttattctgtctgtctggcattggattgttgtctgtttgtgtgtgcaggtatttcctcgaaagcccttgatggttaatttcaaggcgtcgtgataaggattttacccaaaaacagctgTTACTctacccgattttcgtcagaattttaatgtgcttaatgcaaagtggtgctaaaaataataagttcatctggatccccaagtggtaatgtgttggcttAGTTCATCTggatctaccttgactcttaatgtcgattttcatccgagttggagcccttctttcatttgtgatgcaaaggactcatttgttctcatgctcaaaatcaatggttgagtatttctctccgacgacaataAAGTGTCTATTCCTTTTAAAAcccttttcccttttaagcggaactacattagctctgacttctccattgcaccgaggaggtatgtaggcacaaggattgatgtcttgccgagcttattttaaaattcaaacaaaccgttctttagcacacacgacacggattttcaaaaaggttcctgtggaataccacagatatgaggggtgcttaaaaccttccccttgtataatcaacacccgtacctaagatctctttttttttttaaacaaactttggtttttttcgttcttttcctttttcctttggaaataataaagcgcggtggcggctttcactgaaatattgagtcgagtcaatataaTGGTTTCGTTCTCAGATTTTCCCCACTACAattagttagtgggaagtcctttcattggatgtcaTCGGGTCATTGGATGTAGccataggggctatccataccataaaaagggtaggaagtcctatgcattggatgggaatagtcataaaggcaacaagtaaggacACCTTAGCAATCGGATGGACTATCAttatttaatcgaaggcaacatcgaggaacgagatcattttatcgtagaaaactcgaagggactatgatctatATTCTGAGGGACTGTGATGATTTAAATCAGAGGAAACTTTTCTAAgatatccctacgctcgagggacttgactattgcTCGAAAAGCAGCATGAGAGAGGGCTACCCCTAAAGGTGGCCGTGTGCGAAGTatgttagattcgagtatttatttatctttgaattaAAAGTGATCTAACGGTTAGTTTTATCTtcccatacaatcctaagcatacatctagcagttTAATAGCAGTTATAAGAGTGTGGAAAATAAATGcgggaaagtaaatctacgctattatagggcttcgggatggggggGAGTACATTACCAAAAAACTGGGAAAAGTGCGggaaagtaaagtgcggaaaattaaaagtcctaattactattacatccaaAAAATTAGTGACCTATAcattaatttctagaatttaaatgaataaataaataaaatgattaaataattaaataaacacacatgcgacaatcacagagtttgagatgagaagagaatgtcGCAAATAGAAATTAGTCTTTGAAAAATAAGTGGGAATAAAATCTAAGTCTACAGTTATTTACTAAATTATTTAAGTAATTCTAGTCCTAAATCAAATTAACTAAAACCTAATTACTAAgttaattaaatcctaattatttaagtCTAATTACTAATGGCTAATTACTAATTTAATTAAAGTTATGTACAaatcaaaattgattttaattaaaacctATGTCTAACTATTTCatttaataaactaaaaatattaacTAAATTCTAATTGAGGTTAAAAAGTAATGTCAAGAAATTAGCTTAATTCTACTTATTTTTATGATTCCTTAAATTAAGTGGAAACCTAAATAAAACTAAATCAATTATAAAAAAACCTAGTGTTAATTGTGGTTAAGggtcaataataaaaaaaaaaaaaaaaaaaagggggttAGTTGTTaaataaaacaagaaaaagaaaagaagaaaagctgaaacaaagagaaaaaggAGAAACATGGGGGCGCTGCGAATCTGGTGCGGTGAGGTCTTGATGGTCTATAATAGACTGCACTCCCAGGGAGATCAGATCTGCCGCTAGGGAGATCCAACGGCTCTTGCGTGAGGACTCGTCGTGGCCATTCATGGGACGGCAGCGTTGGATCCGTAGACCACATAACACAAGAAAACATAGTGCACAGCCTGGAAACCAGGACCTTGAAGATATCTGGGTGCCTGCAAGACCATACAAGCCAAACGTGTTTATTGTTAATCCATTAACTAGAAAAACATAAATATGAAACCAACTAATAAATGGGAAAGTCAAAAGTGTGGGAAAGTAAAGTTGCAATAAAAAAACGATCATCTTAGACATATGATACCATGTTTCATGAATATGAATGCATGGTGAGATAAAAATCAACATTCATGGTTAACAGAAGAGAGAGCTAGATCTTCTTGCTTTTGTATGCTATTCTCATTGAAATGTAGTGTAGCTATTCTCACTTATGTACAAGATTCTTCTTCAAAGTAGTTACACCCTCTATCTTGAATTTAATTACAAACTACAACTATATCATAACTAACCCTTAACTACCGTATCTAATCTCTAATAACTACTATTTACTATATTTGTTACTGTTTCTCGCATCCCAATCGATCCATATGTTGTTTTTAGTATCAGTTCTTATCGTTTACGTGCAATTGCACAAATTACtttctttaaatattatttagtcTCTCCATTTTATTGTGTTATACATATTTCTTCTATAATTACTTTAACATTAGATGGAATTGTTAGTTTGTTTGTGATGACTtacattatttttaatattcCACAACAAATCTGTGCACAAGTCGCACGAACTCAACCCCGGCAATAATTTCAGAGAAGCAGTAGATATTTGTTTTAGAGAACCAACCAACTGTTCCCTCCGTGTTTGATGCAAATCATGAGCTTTATAACCAATGGAAAGTTTTTGTACAACCCTCCAATTTTAAACAACATTTTCTTGGTAAaagtagaaaatatataaatcttAAAGAACTGTTTGTCCAAAAAATTGTTTCATGTATATTCAGAAACAAAGTCATCATCATCAGACTAATATAGGAAGTTACTTAAGAGAAGCTTTTTGGAATAATACTTGAGCAAAACTATAATATGCACCACTAAAAATAATCCTCATAATCTGAGAAGTTAACTAGTTACATAATCCAGCATCCCACTGTAACTAAGATTAGAAACTCAAAAACCTCATATCTTGGATTAGTTCCTAAAGGGTTAATCATATAGAGGAGATCATAAAAGAGGGTCAGCTGAAACTGTGCCAGAGATTATAGCTTTAGACTTTGATTAGTTTGCAAAGCAAGAAATTAGGAAAAGATAAATCTAATTAATAACACTAATCAGAGTCAGTAAGACTGATTAGGCCATAAAAAGAACTCAGCTGCTGATGTTGGTGGCATAGCATTGAGTCCTCCACCATTTCCTGCATTGGTGGAAGTAACAACAGATTCTGCAGTGCCATCATTGGAATTGGGATGAAAATGTTGGAAGAGGTTGTGGTGATAATAAGCTGTGTTTGAATCATATGGTATTCCATAAGGGATTGAAGTCATTGGCTGCTGCTGATGATGATGAATGGCTGAGAAATTGATGTTGTTGCTGTTGCTGTTATTGGTGTTAACTGCACACTGCTGAGGATTGTTCTGCTGAATGTTGTTAATGGCAGCAGCTTTCTGTTCGGATTCCAGAGAACGTTTCAGGCGTTTTGCTGCCCCGCCGACAGGAAGAGAACTCTTCATGATAGCTTCCACATCATATCTGTTCATCTCGAAGTTTGTTACAGCATTTGCTCCTCGGAATTTGATGGCTGCAATGTCATATGCTTCAGCAGCCTCTTCTTCAGTAGCTGTTGAGATGCGCAgatcaatattttttcaatagaGAAAAGTTGAAAAGTGGAACTTTGAAGTTAACCGCGCTATTTTACAAATCTAGTAATTAAAGGCAAAATGTTTACCGAATGTTCCCAAGTACAAGTCTTTGTTTCCGGCAACACGGCCAATTCTTGCTTGCCATCTACCTTGTTGGTGATGCCTGTAGGACCCAAAAAGTGTTAAAACAAAGAACTTTCTAAAACAATTTGAATACTTTAGCTGTTACATCAATTAAAACTACAAACCTAGTAACACCCCTATAGATGGAAGCTCCTCTTGAAAAGCCACTACTCTTCCTGCAAGAACATGCATCCAATTATTAGTAGCTGAATGTAAGATGTGATACAATTTTAGTTGGCTAACTAAGACTAACCTTCGCAATGACGCAATGAATTCTTGCTTTGTTACGACTTTCATCTCTTCCAATTCCTTTGCATAATTGGAAACCTGAGATACAAAAAAATGACAATTTATATGACAAGTCATGAAAGGTGTAATACTGATTCGTGTCTGCAATCACCGCAAAGAtcctaatatttttcaaaatggaATCTCTACAATCAGTTTTGAAAAGTTCCAACGGATGTCGTTGCAAAAATCCTTAACTGTATACAATTAACTGCATTTTTAAGTCCTCTTTTTAAGATACCAAATCACTTTCGCACTTTAGCCTCAAAGTTTTGCATGCCAAATAAAGCATATTTCTTTCACACCAACCACATTCTTTTAAGTACATACTTATATGAATTAAAAATGATTCTTTATTGGAATATCGCCTTATTTATACGAACTTCAATATTTTTCAATCTTGTTACACCATATGATTTCTTTGTACTACATAGAAAACTAAACAAGAAGTGACTCTTACAGGGAAGTTGGTAGTAGCAGTAGGGCCCCAATACTTTAGAGCAGCCAAATCATAGGATCTTGCGGCCTTTTCTTCCTTGTCATATCCACCTACAAACAAACCATGACAATTTACAATGTGAACAAACCATCTCACAAAAACAATACTACAACTATATGAATAAACTAAAAGATTATGATAGATCTTAAGAACCATTGTTAATTAAGATTTAAGAAATAAAACCAAGTTAAAAACAAACACTGCTTACCCAAATAGACTGTAGACGAGTCAAAAAGATGAATGACAGCCAACAAATGCACCAAATGACGTTCCATGCAAAGGAAAAGCCAAGAATATCAAATAAACACCATATGGAATATAGTCAAATTTATCTGccaaaaattactttataatctAAAAATGCAAAATGAGCCAAAATAAAAGTATAATTGCCAATCACAGTTGCATGCGCAACACaacttttattttttcctttaatttttctCTCTCCCTCCCTTTATAGGTGCTACGTAGGATAGAAAACTACTGTACATTGGATTATAATCATGAAAAATCTATCTATCCAACACACTTTTTTTTACTACAAGGACtcctcaaattttaattttaattgttctGAAAAGTTCAAACCATGAATAACAGTGACACTTTATTGCCTTTTATTTGATACATTATATTATTATGATGTTATTCATTTCATGTATTCATATCTATCTGCATCTGCAAGTTGAGATCTAATTACAAGTCCCGTGAGCTTGTTCTCAGAGAGGAACTATGACAAAACCTTTCATCCAACAGTAAACCCTTCACTACCTCATCAGTGTAAGTAAAGTACAAATTTCAATAGTGATGTATGTGATAGGTGATGTGGTCAAACGCAGCTTTTTCTCTTTCTCTGATGAGTTGAAAGCAAAAAagcaaaacataaaataaataataaacaaaaatattaaaaagtgcTTTTAATTAATATGATGATCACAGTACGGATTTAAGCACTTGGGAATGGAAGAAGAACAGAAAAAATAATCAGATTATTATTCAGATATGAATGAGTTATGAGTGTGGTCTCTTCTCTCCTATCTGAGCAGACAAGAAAGCAAAGGCACCCACAATTTACATGGTGCAGAAAATGGCGGCACATTTCATCAAATCAATTGAAATTGAAAGATAATTTGCAGAACAGCACTGTATCAAAGTACCAAATGTAAAAGCATATAGTAATGCAAAAGCATATAATATAATCGTATAGTAAAGTATAATATAATATACAACCATCACCATACCATCAAATCAATCATAATACTAATAAGTAACCCAGGTGTCCTACTAGTCTAAAAACCATTAATGCACCTTCAATGCATGCATTACACTTTTCACTTCTCCAGAATCAAACACTAGGTAATTTATTATACTCTTTAATTCATCactgcaacaacaacaaacaaaataCAGAGAGAGAAAATCACCTTGACGCCCTTTCCTTGCTTGACCTTCTCTTCTACAGCTGT is part of the Vicia villosa cultivar HV-30 ecotype Madison, WI linkage group LG2, Vvil1.0, whole genome shotgun sequence genome and encodes:
- the LOC131650276 gene encoding AP2-like ethylene-responsive transcription factor AIL6, with product MARASTTSTNSNNWLSFSLSPMEMPQFVQYDAASSVTNSSHQNHHHYFLDNMYTNGWGNGNSKSEAEAQEQSIWFMDSSNGVNHHAPPPKLEDFLGDSQTETQDSSLTHMYDQQHQHQHHHQGSTYFGGDHHHQQHHQHQQQQQHQDLKAITGFQAFSNNSGSEVDDSGSIGKSQAACNEFGTHCVESGNEFAYSTAAATASGALSLGVAQSSEETAIVVADSDSSKKIVDTFGQRTSIYRGVTRHRWTGRYEAHLWDNSCRREGQARKGRQVYLGGYDKEEKAARSYDLAALKYWGPTATTNFPVSNYAKELEEMKVVTKQEFIASLRRKSSGFSRGASIYRGVTRHHQQGRWQARIGRVAGNKDLYLGTFATEEEAAEAYDIAAIKFRGANAVTNFEMNRYDVEAIMKSSLPVGGAAKRLKRSLESEQKAAAINNIQQNNPQQCAVNTNNSNSNNINFSAIHHHQQQPMTSIPYGIPYDSNTAYYHHNLFQHFHPNSNDGTAESVVTSTNAGNGGGLNAMPPTSAAEFFLWPNQSY